The following proteins are encoded in a genomic region of Brachypodium distachyon strain Bd21 chromosome 1, Brachypodium_distachyon_v3.0, whole genome shotgun sequence:
- the LOC100834556 gene encoding peroxidase 2 — protein MASSSLLPSVMLLLCLAASASAQLSPTFYATSCPKALDTIKAAVTAAVKKENRMGASLLRLHFHDCFVQGCDASVLLSGNEQNALPNVGSLRGFEVIDSIKAQVEALCKQTVSCADILTLAARDSVVALGGPSWTVPLGRRDSLTANEALANSDLPPPFFDLVNLTKSFGDKGFSLTEMVALSGAHTIGQAQCLNFRDRLYNETTSIDAAFAASLKPNCPRPTGAPGDGNLAALDVSTPYYFDNKYYVNLQAKKGLLHSDQVLFNGGGADNIVSNFASSAAAFSGAFASAMVKMGNLGPLTGSQGQVRLSCSKVN, from the exons ATGGCCTCTTCATCTCTATTACCATCAGTCATGTTGCTCCTGTGTCTAGCGGCATCGGCGTCGGCGCAGCTTTCGCCGACTTTCTACGCCACGTCGTGCCCGAAGGCTCTGGACACCATCAAGGCCGCCGTGACAGCCGCCGTGAAGAAGGAGAACCGCATGGGTGCCTCCCTGCTCCGGCTCCActtccacgactgcttcgtCCAGGGCTGCGACGCCTCCGTCCTGCTCTCCGGCAACGAGCAGAACGCGCTCCCCAACGTTGGCTCCCTCCGAGGCTTCGAGGTCATCGACAGCATCAAGGCCCAAGTCGAGGCCCTCTGCAAGCAGACcgtctcctgcgccgacatCCTCACCCTCGCCGCccgggactccgtcgtcgcc TTGGGAGGGCCATCTTGGACGGTGCCGCTGGGCAGGCGAGACTCGCTGACGGCAAACGAGGCATTGGCCAACAGCGACCTTCCGCCGCCGTTCTTCGACCTTGTCAACCTCACAAAGTCCTTCGGCGACAAAGGATTCTCGCTCACAGAAATGGTGGCACTTTCAGGCGCTCACACAATCGGGCAAGCTCAGTGCCTCAACTTCAGGGACAGGCTCTACAACGAGACCACGAGCATCGACGCCGCCTTCGCGGCGTCCCTGAAGCCCAACTGCCCGCGGCCCACGGGCGCCCCCGGCGACGGCAACCTGGCTGCGCTGGACGTGAGCACGCCCTACTACTTCGACAACAAGTACTATGTGAATTTGCAGGCCAAGAAGGGGCTGCTGCACTCGGACCAGGTGCTGTTTAACGGCGGGGGAGCTGATAACATTGTCAGCAACTTCGCGTCCAGCGCGGCGGCGTTCAGTGGCGCATTCGCGTCGGCGATGGTGAAGATGGGGAACCTTGGCCCGTTGACTGGGTCGCAGGGCCAGGTCAGGCTCAGCTGCTCCAAGGTGAACTAG